A window of Paenibacillus sp. 19GGS1-52 contains these coding sequences:
- a CDS encoding PrkA family serine protein kinase: protein MDIFERIATYRAENDRLAWSGTFKDYIELLRKDPSPAKTAHSRVYDMIKSHGVEDINGRKRYKFFEQEIFGLDRAVEKLVEEYFHSAARRLDVRKRILLLMGPVSGGKSTLVTLLKRGLEQYSRTDAGAVYAIEGCPMHEDPLHLIPLELRPEIEKELSVRIEGNLCPSCQMRLKNEYKGDIEQVRVVRVLLSEEERVGIGTFSPSDPKSQDIADLTGSIDFSTITEFGSESDPRAYRFDGELNKANRGLMEFQEMLKCDEKFLWNLLSLTQEGNFKAGRFALISADELIIAHTNETEYKSFISNKKNEALQSRMIVMPVPYNLRVSEEEKIYAKLIAQSDMNHVHIAPHALRAAAIFSILTRLKESKKQGMDLIKKLRMYDGEEVEGYKEADLKEMQTEYLDEGMSGIDPRYVINRISSALIKGDLQCMNALDVLRAIKDGLDQHPSITKEERERYLNFISIARKEYDILAKSEVQKAFVYSFEESAKTLFENYLDNIEAFCNWSKIRDPLTDEEMEPDERLMRSIEEQIGISENAKKAFREEILIRISAYSRKGKKFEYNNHDRLREAIEKKLFTDLKDIVKITTSSKTPDESQLKRINEVCARLIDGHDYCPICANELLKYVGSLLNR from the coding sequence ATGGATATTTTTGAGCGTATAGCAACATATCGGGCTGAGAATGATCGTTTGGCATGGAGTGGAACCTTCAAGGACTATATAGAACTGCTTAGAAAAGATCCTTCTCCCGCCAAAACGGCTCATTCCCGTGTGTACGACATGATTAAGTCTCACGGCGTAGAGGACATAAACGGACGCAAGCGGTATAAGTTTTTTGAACAAGAGATATTTGGACTGGATCGTGCGGTGGAAAAGCTGGTGGAGGAGTACTTTCATTCGGCGGCGCGGCGGCTTGACGTACGTAAACGGATACTGCTGCTGATGGGACCCGTCAGTGGAGGCAAGTCCACACTGGTCACACTGCTCAAGCGGGGGCTGGAGCAATATTCGCGCACGGATGCAGGGGCGGTATATGCCATTGAGGGCTGCCCGATGCATGAGGACCCGCTGCATTTAATTCCCTTGGAGCTGCGTCCAGAGATTGAGAAGGAGCTCAGCGTGCGCATCGAGGGCAACCTGTGCCCATCCTGCCAGATGCGGCTGAAGAATGAATACAAGGGCGATATCGAGCAGGTGCGGGTGGTGCGGGTGCTTTTGTCGGAGGAAGAGCGGGTAGGTATTGGAACTTTCAGTCCGTCTGATCCGAAATCGCAGGATATCGCCGACCTAACAGGCAGCATTGATTTCTCAACCATTACTGAATTCGGTTCTGAATCCGATCCGCGTGCCTATCGCTTCGATGGGGAGCTGAACAAAGCCAACCGTGGCCTGATGGAGTTTCAGGAAATGTTGAAATGCGATGAGAAATTTCTGTGGAACCTGCTGTCACTGACCCAAGAGGGGAATTTCAAGGCTGGACGGTTCGCGTTGATCAGTGCCGATGAGCTTATCATTGCACATACGAATGAGACGGAATATAAATCCTTTATCTCCAACAAAAAAAATGAAGCCCTCCAATCCCGCATGATTGTTATGCCTGTACCCTACAACCTGAGAGTATCGGAAGAGGAAAAAATCTACGCAAAGCTGATCGCTCAGAGCGACATGAATCATGTGCATATTGCTCCACATGCGCTGCGTGCTGCGGCGATTTTCTCTATTCTGACCCGGCTGAAGGAGAGCAAGAAGCAGGGCATGGATCTGATCAAGAAGCTGCGCATGTATGACGGTGAAGAGGTCGAGGGCTATAAAGAGGCTGATCTCAAGGAGATGCAGACGGAATATCTGGATGAAGGGATGTCCGGCATCGATCCACGTTATGTCATCAATCGTATTTCCAGCGCCTTGATTAAAGGGGATCTGCAGTGCATGAACGCACTCGATGTGCTGCGAGCGATCAAGGACGGCCTGGATCAGCATCCTTCCATTACGAAGGAGGAGCGGGAGCGGTATTTGAATTTCATCTCCATTGCCCGCAAGGAGTATGATATTTTGGCCAAAAGTGAAGTGCAAAAGGCCTTCGTCTACTCCTTCGAGGAGTCGGCCAAGACGCTGTTCGAGAATTATCTCGACAACATCGAAGCCTTCTGCAACTGGTCCAAAATCCGTGACCCGCTGACCGATGAGGAGATGGAGCCGGATGAGCGGCTGATGCGTTCCATTGAAGAGCAGATCGGCATCTCTGAGAATGCCAAGAAGGCTTTCCGCGAAGAGATCCTGATCCGTATCTCCGCTTATTCCCGTAAAGGGAAAAAGTTCGAATACAACAATCACGACCGGCTGCGCGAAGCGATTGAGAAGAAGCTGTTTACCGACCTCAAGGATATCGTCAAGATCACTACCTCCTCCAAAACACCGGATGAGAGCCAACTGAAGCGGATTAACGAGGTCTGTGCCAGACTCATCGACGGGCATGACTACTGCCCAATCTGCGCGAATGAGCTGCTGAAGTATGTGGGAAGCTTGCTGAACCGGTAA
- a CDS encoding DUF2161 family putative PD-(D/E)XK-type phosphodiesterase — MAVRHETELYAPLKVFFEQQGYVIKGEVRTCDLVGVRENEEQPLIVEMKKSFNLALLLQGVERLRLSPTVYLAVERVRDKKGAVNQRWGELSGLCRRLGLGLITVTFYKTKPPVVEVLVLPDETLPLQRSGGRRRERLLLEFRERSGDYNTGGSTGVKLVTAYREKALRVALSLQAAEAEARLAALRQQNGVAADPAAPAEAGAAGRAAERRVGRTAMPTSSTAGVTPAELRKRSGVPNAALMLQHNYYGWFSRVARGRYILTAAGAAALIEYAAIAETSAARSEQ, encoded by the coding sequence ATGGCGGTACGACATGAAACGGAGCTTTATGCTCCTTTGAAGGTTTTTTTTGAGCAGCAGGGGTATGTCATTAAGGGTGAGGTACGCACCTGTGATCTGGTGGGTGTGCGGGAGAACGAGGAGCAGCCACTCATTGTGGAGATGAAAAAATCGTTCAATCTTGCCTTGCTGCTGCAAGGCGTGGAACGGTTGCGCCTAAGCCCCACCGTCTATCTCGCCGTGGAACGCGTCCGGGATAAGAAGGGCGCGGTGAACCAGCGCTGGGGTGAACTCAGCGGGTTATGCCGCCGCCTTGGTCTCGGCCTCATCACCGTGACCTTCTACAAGACCAAGCCGCCGGTGGTCGAGGTTCTCGTCCTTCCGGACGAGACCTTGCCTCTGCAGCGCAGCGGCGGACGGCGGCGCGAGCGGCTGCTGCTGGAGTTCCGTGAGCGCAGCGGCGACTACAACACCGGCGGCAGCACAGGCGTCAAGCTTGTCACCGCCTACCGCGAAAAGGCGCTGCGCGTGGCGCTCTCGCTGCAGGCCGCCGAAGCGGAGGCGCGCTTGGCCGCGCTGCGCCAACAGAACGGCGTGGCGGCAGACCCCGCTGCTCCAGCTGAGGCTGGAGCAGCGGGAAGAGCCGCCGAGCGCAGGGTGGGCCGCACAGCGATGCCCACCAGCAGCACCGCTGGCGTTACGCCGGCTGAGCTGCGCAAGCGCAGCGGGGTGCCGAACGCGGCACTCATGCTGCAGCATAACTACTACGGCTGGTTCTCACGTGTTGCCCGCGGCCGGTACATACTGACAGCCGCAGGAGCAGCCGCGTTGATTGAATATGCGGCCATAGCGGAGACCAGCGCCGCACGCAGTGAGCAATGA
- a CDS encoding PLP-dependent aminotransferase family protein: MKYEFSARAHTLLSSPLLSIRTQMRRGSLISLAEELPAEELFPLSLLAEAASTVISADAGALQYGDPEGYAPLRDWLTGDWLTAKGVKVTEGGVLLTTGSQQAVDLLSRVYIDPGDRVLVENPTSPGFLQALRMQGAVIIPVQGDREGLLPDHLRRQIQQHRPKMLFATPSFTNPSGILWSLQRRKEVLELCTSYNVLIVEDDSYGDLHFQRHGEQPGKRYPSLYALENVSSGGHVLYIGSFSKTVAPALRTGWAAGSQELIGMMTAAKQMADWQSSSLNQRLLHHLLDVSAFDLREHIALLNREYNTRLKLMAELLKRPAWKNSSYDMPDGGMFLWVSLPEGLDALALLKCALGKGVAFLPGPLCSVDGGANYIRLNFSHPGRDELLLGMNLMSEAVTEFTARS, from the coding sequence ATGAAATATGAGTTTTCTGCTCGCGCACATACGCTTTTATCTTCACCGCTGCTTAGTATTCGTACGCAAATGCGGAGGGGCTCATTGATATCGTTGGCTGAAGAACTGCCCGCGGAAGAACTGTTTCCATTGTCACTGCTTGCGGAAGCAGCATCTACAGTGATATCCGCCGATGCCGGGGCTCTCCAATATGGAGATCCTGAAGGGTATGCACCGCTGCGGGACTGGCTTACCGGGGACTGGCTCACAGCTAAAGGGGTAAAGGTTACTGAGGGTGGAGTTCTGCTGACAACAGGGAGTCAGCAGGCGGTTGATTTGCTGTCACGAGTGTATATTGACCCTGGAGATCGTGTGCTGGTGGAGAATCCAACCTCTCCTGGCTTTCTGCAAGCACTCCGGATGCAAGGGGCTGTAATTATCCCGGTGCAGGGCGATCGCGAAGGGCTGCTGCCGGATCATTTGCGCAGGCAGATTCAGCAGCATCGGCCGAAGATGCTGTTCGCTACGCCGAGCTTTACGAATCCAAGCGGCATTCTCTGGAGCCTGCAGAGGCGTAAGGAAGTGCTGGAGCTGTGTACCTCGTATAACGTTCTGATTGTGGAAGACGACTCCTACGGCGATCTGCATTTCCAGAGACATGGCGAGCAACCAGGCAAAAGGTACCCCTCCCTGTATGCGCTGGAAAATGTAAGCTCTGGTGGGCATGTGCTATATATCGGCTCTTTCAGCAAAACAGTCGCGCCTGCGCTGCGGACGGGCTGGGCGGCAGGCAGTCAGGAACTGATTGGCATGATGACTGCCGCCAAGCAGATGGCGGATTGGCAGTCGAGCTCACTCAATCAGCGGCTGCTGCATCATTTGCTGGACGTTTCTGCCTTCGATCTGCGTGAGCATATCGCCCTCTTAAACCGCGAATATAATACGCGGCTGAAACTGATGGCGGAGCTGCTTAAACGTCCTGCGTGGAAGAACAGCTCCTACGACATGCCAGATGGTGGCATGTTCCTCTGGGTTTCGCTGCCAGAGGGTCTTGATGCACTGGCGTTGCTAAAATGTGCACTGGGTAAAGGAGTCGCTTTTTTACCAGGACCTTTATGCAGCGTGGACGGTGGAGCGAATTACATTCGTCTTAATTTCAGTCATCCCGGCCGGGATGAGCTGCTGTTGGGCATGAATTTGATGAGCGAGGCGGTTACTGAATTCACTGCACGCAGTTGA
- a CDS encoding response regulator transcription factor, whose translation MMKVWQVVIVGCHPTSMLGTKLILEEGGELEVVGMYSTWGEGASNVRDRQPDLVLADYSLPEGTVENVLFDMKKSSPISHFVVMTNEDGRELLQPLIELGASGILYKGASPSQLLQLIQGLREGFLSLPLNWLEKGYWPITSSKGLDGILKMTQIETFIMERIVQGITYDKIALEIEVSRRSIDNYLRKIYVKLDVSTRAQAIEKFALYSRQNRKIYA comes from the coding sequence ATGATGAAGGTGTGGCAGGTGGTCATAGTGGGATGTCATCCTACGAGCATGCTGGGAACAAAATTGATTTTGGAGGAAGGGGGGGAGCTTGAAGTAGTGGGGATGTATTCCACATGGGGCGAAGGCGCTTCCAACGTACGGGATAGGCAACCGGATCTAGTGCTGGCAGACTACTCTTTACCCGAAGGTACGGTAGAGAATGTGCTATTCGATATGAAAAAAAGTTCGCCAATCTCTCATTTTGTCGTCATGACCAATGAGGATGGTCGGGAGCTGCTTCAGCCGCTAATTGAGCTCGGGGCCAGCGGCATCCTGTATAAGGGTGCTTCACCCAGCCAATTGCTGCAGCTGATCCAGGGTTTGCGCGAGGGTTTCCTGTCGCTGCCACTGAATTGGCTGGAAAAGGGCTACTGGCCAATTACCTCCTCTAAAGGATTGGATGGTATTCTGAAGATGACTCAGATAGAGACGTTTATTATGGAGCGAATTGTACAAGGTATTACCTATGACAAGATCGCACTTGAAATAGAAGTGAGTCGTCGTTCCATCGATAATTATTTGCGAAAGATCTATGTAAAGCTTGACGTTTCGACGAGAGCGCAAGCCATTGAGAAGTTTGCTCTATATTCCAGACAAAATAGGAAAATCTACGCCTAG